From the genome of Syngnathoides biaculeatus isolate LvHL_M chromosome 15, ASM1980259v1, whole genome shotgun sequence:
atttgagtagttattttttcccccttcgtTTAAGCACAGGGCTACCGTTTAAAATACGTTACATTGGCTTAAAacgttaaatatattttttcagaatATGCTTTAAgctaagaattttttttaagatggtgCGTAGATGTTCTTACCAGGTCAAGACCGCCTCGAATGTCAACCCACTTGCCATTGTTCTGCAGACGTTGGGTTTGTACAAAGGACTGGGCTCTCCAATGATGGGCCTGACCTTCATCAACGCCATCGTCTTCGGCGTGCAGGGCAACGCCATGCGCAAGCTGGGTCGCGACACGCCGCTCAACCAGTTCCTGGCGGGAGCCTCGGCGGGCGCCATCCAGTGTGTCATCTGCTGTCCAATGGAGCTGGCCAAGACCCGCATGCAGATGCAAGGCACCGGGGAGAAGAAGTCCAAGAGGAAGATGTACAAGAACTCTTTGGACTGCCTGCTGAGAATTTACAACAAAGAAGGCATCCGCGGCATCAACCGCGGCATGGTGACGACGCTCCTCCGCGAGACCCCGGGATTCGGCGTCTACTTCCTGGCGTACGACGTGCTGACTCGCCACCTGGGCTGTGAGCCGGAGGACCCGTATTTGATCCCCAAGCTGCTGTTCGCCGGCGGCATGTCCGGCATCGCCTCCTGGATCTCCACCTACCCCGTGGACGTCATCAAGTCCCGACTGCAGGCGGACGGCGTGGGCGGCGTGCAGCGCTACGGCGGCATCGTTGACTGCGTGCGGCAGAGCGTGCGCAAAGAGGGATGGAGGGTGTTCACGCGTGGTCTCACCTCCACGCTGCTTCGGGCTTTCCCGGTCAACGCCACCACCTTCGCCACCGTGACTCTGTTCCTGCTGTACATGCGAAAGGATGACGAATGTGTTCTGAAGGGCCCGGAGCCGCAGGCCGTGCCCATGCAGCCGCTGCAGCCTCAGGCTCAAGCCACCAGCATCTGAGCTCAGAAAAGTGATTGTACTGTAGGTACATATCACACAGGCGTCGTATTTAATAATTACATAGGGAGATGAAATGgcatttgtacatttatttttcaatgttctttttttttttaatgctcattAAGGAATAGCCCCAGTGTGGTTACAGGTGTTACGGTATTGCACAGAAATGTGTTGAAAGGCTTCGGCGCCTCATCTGTTGCGATGCATATCTTAAGTTAGATTCATTTTGTGGCGTCAAAccatcagctttttttttgttcttcgctccacatttcacttttGCCAATTTACTCTTAACGGTTACACGAGTTGGGGGACTCGAGTAAAACTGAAGTTTCCAATTTTAAGTTTTCGGACTAACAAGAGACTTGactttaaataatgaaatacatGAGATCTGAAAAATCACCAATTTCAAGAAATGTGACTCTACGGAgcccttaaaaaaacaaaactggtttctcattacaatgagaaagatactcattgcaatgagtaatttactcattgtaatgagtagctgacttactcatgagtaaattactcattacaatgagtgtcGAAAAACtgctacctatgggtcgtagcttatttacctgcttcctgaataagggtcttttatgcgtgcacacatgcaatggactagttactcattacaatgagaaagtttctcattaaaatgagaaaccagtttttttttttttttttcccccaatgtcCCTTGAGGGGCTCCGTATCACTCAGAAGAGACTCATAAAAAATTatttagcaagctaagctacaCCCCATTAGGAAGCTTCAacatacattgagatgtgtttATGTGGACATGAAGATATGACAAATGAGGTTTTATTGCAGTGGTAACTGATGGGTAAAATTTAAATATGAAGCAAAAATACCCAAATACCTTTTCTAAACTTTTGAATGTACGTCCAACTGTTAACTGTTTCTATACTTTCCGCATGACATTTTTCCTTAACAAGGAATGTGTGACTCTTCAAGTTTTTCTAAATCTCTCCTAATGACACTCAAAAGTCAGTGGCCACCTCCCGTTTGAAGCCTTGTGATGGTGAAGAATTTGGTAGCTGTCATGAAAAAGATGATGAAGAGGACAGATTCATGCATTCATCTTTCATTCACGTGgcccgattggctggcaaccacagccgcgtatcctcacaagggtcatgggagcggTGGAGCCTAGCCTAGCTATGTTCAagcaggacgcagggtacaacctgaactggttgccagccagttggagggcacaaacaaccatttggactcacattcacacctacgaccagttgaaagtcttcaattaaaactCTACAAAGatggggtgggatttgaaccccggttctcagaactttgaggcagacgcTTTAACCAGTCGTCTCAATGTGACGCCTCAAGGATTGTATGTTTGGTAAAATTAGGAAATTGGGATTCTTGGTTAGTAACTCAGGCAACTACAACTTTATCCGTCACGGACATTTTAAAACCCACCGACAGGAAGAAAATTAACTTCACGGTTTACCTGGTCAAACATGAACTATATTTTCTGTTCGTTATGTGTTTAATTGAGAATAAAATAAAGTGATAGACAGGATGGAGGCTGGTTTTGGAACCGAGAAGAACCCCATTGTGAATGTTTCTATATCTACCTAACAAGAGCCCAGATATGGAGTGCCATGTGGCTCATCTGTGTGAATATTATGATGTTCAGGATTGTATGACCCAAATTATGTCTTTCCGAAGTTATGTCTTGACTTGCCTCATTTTTTGCAACAGTAGCTGGAAACTTTAGGACTCCTGACTCCCAGCTCTGATggttacaaatactgtacatacatgtaaatattacatttgttttccTGAGGTTACAGCTGTGTCATTGtaagtgtacagtatttctttaTCCTCCATTTTACGACAGTGGAACTACCAAAGTTCAACATAGTCCACATCGTGACACTGGTTGACTGAGTTCCCAAATGGTGcaaacaacaatttaaaaaaaaaaaaaaaaaattccatcactCATCCTGAGGtagcattacaaaaaaaaaagccaaagagaaAGCAGGCAAATTAAAAACCTGGTTTTCAGTTTCGCCTGAGCTGGAGTCGAGGGTGTGTtggactttggaggttccacctAATCGTGCTAGACCATCACCGTCCCCTGCTGCGATGTAAATTCCAAACAAAATGGCTGATGCAGAGAATGTGTAATGGTGGTCTcgaatcttaaaaaaaatgaaataaatgagctATTCTACAATACTTGGAGCCTAATGATTGCAAAGCACGTATCAAAGCAATGTGCCGATGAAATTGACTTATTTTTGCACTCTTCTCGCAGTCGATTATTTATGCCCCCTTTGGATCCATCTACTCTTAGTCGATTGTGCTAAATTGCTGTCGTTTATTTAATTGAGCACCAGAAAAATGCAGACCATTTCCTGTCGaatggcttttttgtttttttgtatgacGGGCTTTAGCACAACGCTCTCGCTCCACGATAAAATGACGCAGGGGTACCCAAATAGCCCATCGACCCATATCCAAAATTTTCACCAAACCGGCTCCCAAGAGCGTAGACCGAAACGACGAGGACAGTTTGACGGGCGAACCGCGGATGTGGACTCGGGACATCCTCGCAAGCGACAAGCAGAACGAGGCTTCTGAAATCTGCCGGTGAGACCCAAAACTCGCCGCCGGGAGCCTTAGTAAAAGACAGCATTCCAACAACAACCAGAAACTACATGTTAGGAACAAGACCAGTTGTCAAGATGCCAGTCGGAAAGAGTGGAATGAGGCAGgagtcacagcttcaaatcctACCACATTTAGACACAACCGTGAGATGGGTTACAACTGTCGGGTTCTTCTGAGAACTTCTGAGCCCAAGCCAACGTAGGCTGAGGAAATGTCTCAACTGGGCCAAAGAGATGAACGACTGGACTGTTGGCCAGTGGTCCAAGTCCTCTTTTCCAAAGAAAGTAAAGTGTCCCTTTCATTCAGAACTCAAGGTCCAATTGTTTGGAGGAAGGCTGGTTAAGGACAGAACCCAAGATGGTTGAGCTCTCGTGTGAAATATCCAGTTAGTGATGATTTGGGCCCCAATGTTCAGTGCAGCACCCTGCCCATAACGCCAGAAGCACCAAAACCTGGTTCGATGCCCATGCCGTCACAATGCTTGACTGGCCAGCCGACTCCCCAGATCTTAACCCCATTGAACATCTACCACTGGAAATGACACACTAGTATGAATTggatttcaaaaacacaaatcatACTGTTGTGTACACAAATAAAAGTTTTTAATAGAGTTctttaacattgatttttacACTCTGATGCCTGTAAACATAATTTTCTTTCTGACAAACAATTCATTTCAGTGCCATATCGTGAATTCCTAGTCTGCATGTTACGCAGCGAAGCAAACGGAGGTTCCTCCGTTTGTTGTGCAAATGGGTTGATCTTATAGCTTGATGAAGCTCGTGGTGCTGACAACTGATCCGTTTGAGTAAAAAAGCAGCAATTGTagctaaataaagaaaataaattgcagCAATTAGACTCTTAGAGTTTGCGTTACCGTCTCGCGCGGGTTGCCTGCGTTTTCCACGAGGGAGGTGTCGCAATTGTATCGGAGGAAGTGGTAGACCTGCTCGGCCCTGGCTGCGCTCATGCCGCCTCCTTGCGCTATGCTTTCAACCGAGCTGTGCACACAATAGTCATAAGTTTATTACAAGTTTATTAGGgttcatttatattttcacataCAAATTGTCTTTGCACGCAGCGTTTTTCCAAATTTATTACCTGTTGATGAACTGGGCGACGCAACCGAAGTGGCGGCTCAGGTTAAGCGCGTGGACGTAGTTGACGGCGGGGATGCTCAAGTAGAGCTGCAGGGCCTGCTGCCAGCGCTGGCCGCTCACTTCCGAGGAGGGCGGTGCGAACGCCTGCCCCTTGCGCCGCTCCAGTTGCGCCAGCTCGACCAGCAGGGCGGCGCTCTGCGCGGGGTCGTCGCTCCACAGCAGGCGCACGCCGATCCGCACCAATGCCACCAGGGTGCTGTCGTAGCAGTGGGTGCGCTGGAAAGGACGGGATGCATCACCTGGAACACGCACGCAGTCAAATTGGATCATTTCTACCGGAGCACCTGAAAAgcaccagggatgagaatgaccactttgggaaaaacactgaaaatatcTGCGTTCGGGGGGGGGTTCAAAGGTGGGTGCGCCCCCCCCTTTggggatgaatttttttttttataaaacacactgttgaaTGGTGACATCTGGTGACTTCtgacagtgtaaatacagggcaatcaaaacattttgaaaacttaaaatatgagtccaaacaaccaaaataattttgccaaacttcagacataaaatgTAGAGTGAGTGAAATTGATATCAAATAGggtactgcacttacaagttatacttcagaaataaataaatataagagatcatgaaatataaaagtgagtgaTAAAATCCCTAACgcattaacagttgtcaattatctAATATTTgggaaatttacgtccaacttacctttgtgtttcctggtttggatatgctcctggatattttttgctcctcggctcccataattgatcatattggaacacagagtgcacggCGCTTTGCCGGGAGTGTCCACTTTTTGCACGCGTTCGGTTAGCGTTTtggttcctatctgcacggttacactttttttaagccatgcccatctgaaacaatttctttaccccgtggtttttatcaatttccctggcatgaTCTTCATTTTTCGCTCCAAAACcttcgccatactggcaaacgtgcagaccgctcgataacatatgcacACGTATGTCTATAAATTATAACTacgccgtagtaaacagaatgcttctctatgaaatgttaacatcagagtgaaaataccaccaaaatgctgctggaaattggaatgttgtttttattacaaaCAGATAACAATGCCGTAagccacagatgtcaaactcaaggcccgggggccagattcggcttgccacatgattttatgtggcccgcggagccaaatctagagtgtcaatttgcGTGATTCGCACAAAATTTGTCCCAAAATTGtcattatcataaatgatgaacttgagattttacaagcatttttgtgttaccagttgaaaaacacattccccctgatttctgatttcaaaacgagttgataaattgatgatgtaaatatgatgatatTTTTCTCGTTTCACAGTCACTacgcccctctgagggaagccggaacatcaatgtggcccacgagaaaaataagtttgacaccccatgACGTAAatagatagcaatgccgttttccgctatcacagctgtgactgatttcacgacgagcgttgccgatagatgctggcggccggtcttgatcaaccccccccccccccaaaaaaaaaaaaaaaaaaattcgcaatggatttacacgtttcacaaaaacgacattttcagctgaaaaaactcggaattccgcgAATCCACGGAAAATTGTCATCCCTGCTTTTTCTGAGATAATCCATCAACGTCACACGTGCAGCATATCAAGATACTGACTGGACTGGATGATTATCGCGCGGGTGGGCCTGGTGCAGTTTTCTTGTAATGGGTATAGTACGAAATTTCGACTGACCTGGCTTGGTTCTGTCTTTCTCCACAATGAAACAAACGCGCTCAAAGCGCTCCTGCAAGCTGCTCACTCTCTCCGCCAGCCGCTTGCGGTTCTGCAGGGACGCCAGCTCCGACTCGGGGTGCCTCTCCACGGCCGTGCGGGCGCTGACAATGAAGTAGCCGCCGTCCAACGAGCACACGTGGACGGTGGCGCCGTGGCGCTGGCGCAGGCCGGTCACAAGTTCCACGCCGCCGGCGAGGCAGCGACTGTCCACGACGATGCACACCGGACTCTCCGCGACGGACGGGCCGGCTCCGTCAGGATCCGGGATGGTGGTCGGAGGTTCCTGGACGTAACCCACATTCATTTTATTGTCTTAAACCGGTGACATGTAATGACGATAAAGTGGAATCTAATCTGTGAGCAATATGGCCAATTTGATAGTCATTATAAAATACAAAggaattgtcttttttgtgtaTTCACTCTATGTCACAggttaaatattattttgaaatattgccTGTACAGAAAGTTTCCATTATTCCTTATGATaaagttgttttaaaatttgaactatctggatgttattttatttcagatttttttgggggggtaccTGAGGCTGTTTCTTAGCATGTGAGTCTGACGTGTCAAAATCCAGCTGGTCAGAAAGTGCATGTTGATTTTCTATCCTCTGGCGACACCTGCCGGACGGAGCACACattactttctttcttttggcttgtgggAATCCGCTGTCCTCCATAACTTCACCAGATATCGTTGATTCCATTCAAAACTTTGTTGCCAAGCAAGACAGCAGCACATGCCAAACCAAGTAAACAGTCTTATCAGATGTATTAAATTGTGGAACAAATGAAGTTCAAGTATGTGAGGTCATGCCACATTATCGTGCGTGTCTATGTTTGTGCCCCGTGAGTCTGTTTTTCTGTTTCTTCACACATCTCAGACTAAAAAGTGCTAAAACGATTGTTAAAGTGCTTTAAACTACCAATCAAAAAATAAAGCAGGGGGAAAAAGGTAATAATATGTCACCAAACCATTCATTTCTATTGCATTTTCTCTCAGTCGCAGGTGAGGATAAGCCTAGCTGACAgagtcgccagtcaatcgcagtaATAAACTATTTAtagaaaagcatttttaatgtattcagaCTTCAATCAGGTTGTAATTCATTGTGCTCATATTGGATCTTATTACATTTGATCTATGAGGGGCGAGTCACCAACTAATCACAGGGCCCAGATATTGACAATCATGGGTTTGTACAAGCCCagggaaaatatgaaaaactccacacaggaaggctggagATCAGATTCAAACCTGGAAACTCTTGACTGTAAAGCCGTTCTATCCACTTCAGCACTGTGCTGACCTGTGACCTTACATCACAGATTCGTTATTCGGTTACCTCTCTTGTTGCTGTTCTTCCCTCAGTCTCCTGCTGAGCAATGACACCTCGGAAGTGACGGAAGAGGATGATGTTTTCTGTTGATTTGATGTGTCCGAAACATCTGCCTGCTCCTCATCTTCGCTTGAATCTACCAAGCGGAGAACCCGACCACGCTTGTTCCTCGGCTTGGCTCGACATCCTCCGGGAGTGCCGTTTTTTGCTCTGGCTTTGCGCAAGAAGACATGGCGTCGCGTGGCGTATTGCCGCCTGCCGTCCACGTACGAGTCTTCCGGCATCAGCACCAAGTCTTCTTCAGagctctcctcttcctccttttcctcctcctcctcttggcTTCCCACCACAAAACTGTCCTCTTTGTAGCTTTCGTCCTGCTCGGGCACCTGCAAACCAAAGTGGGGGCAGATAGTGTCATCTGTCTCTTCATCACTTGCAAGTAACCTTCTGTACAGATGCTACAAAGTTTCTGTATTTCAATGAAAATGGCTGTCATGGTGGGAAACCTCAAATTATATAAATGCCTTAAATGTGTATATTGTCATTGCGAAGTGGTAACAGCGTCCAAGAGGAAGTGTCAAACAATCTTGAGAAATGTCTGCGTGTCTACCACATTTGCATAGTTTCCCAAAGAAACCTGAAGGTTGTCCTACCTGGGAGAAGATGTCAGTGTTGTGACGGTTTCTGTAAGACATTTTAAACCTTCCACGGAGAGTCGGGCTCCTTAAAGACTTCAAGTATATCCCCTGCATCTCGGACTctgatggataaaaaaaaaacaaaaaaaacgggagCATAAGAGTGTAACAAGACagtgacgacaaaaaaaaaaaaaaaaaaaatctgagaggAAATTTAGAGTAGCGAGAAAAAGGAGCACAAAAGCAAAGTGGAGATTTGGGAATCGTTTGAACCAACGAAAAcggaggaataaaaaaaattgcttgacCTGCGGTGGTTTACATCTACAGGTTTAAGAAACCAAATTCAAAGGGGTCAtactccatcaatccattttcttagccgcttatcctcacaagggtcgcggggagtcccggagcttattccagctgtcaacgggcaggaggaggggtacaccctgaactggttgccagccaaatcgcagggcacaggggaCATACTGTATTATgtgaaattaacattttaacttAATATTTGGGTCTCTGGAAAACCTGCCCAACTATTAATCGTGAATTTAAATAAGTAAATTTAAATGGCTATATTATAATATTTCTGAAAATGCGTCTGTggacaggcggcacggtggatcagctggtcaagcgtcggccttacagttctgaggtcccgggttcgatcccggacccgcctgtgtggagtttgcatgttctccccgtgcctgcgtggttttcctccgtgctctccggtttcctcccacatcccaaaaacatgcaacaatcattggacgctccaaattgcccctaggtgcgattgtgagtgtgactgtttgtctctatgtgccttgcgattgggtagcaaccagttcagggtgtaacccgcctccttcTGGAATAAGCTCCGGGGCTCCCCgcatccctcgtgaggataagcggcaaagaaaatggatggatgagcatCTGTGAACAAGGCATTCTAAATTTCACGTTTGTGCTCTCAATTTCGTATTTGTGTTTGATAATGTGCCCGCTTCATGCGCCACAAAtatagattacatttttttttccccattcattaAATGCGAGCACGAGGAGTGGGCTATATGCGCTCTTCtttttgcttccattttcaATTATTGAAGATGTAATGGCCAGGTatacaaatacttgtttttttttggtcagtaaTGTACCATTCAGTCCCTGAGACAAGTGTGCATTGTCCACCACGAAGCCCTCAAGAGAACAGTTCTGCTCTTCTCCGTCCTCCTCGTCAGACGAAACCACCGCGCCTCCCTCGTCGTCTGACAGCACCGCTTGGTCGTCCAGGAACTGACGCACCTTTCGACAATTAGTGCGCTTGGGGAGAAAAACGCAGAGGGTAAAACCAGTGTGAATTATAGACATGGCATTCTAAGGAGGAAAAGGTGGCATTTGTGGGAGGGTAGGTGGTGATTGTGGGGAGAGATTGCTCGGTTGTTATTACGTGGATGTGAGCTACACCTTAGTGTTGATTTGGTGGACTGGTTGTATCGTCCTTTTGCGTGCGAGTCCACGGTCGGCCTGGAAATCGTCGTCTTCGTCAGCTTCGGTTTCTCCGGACTGGGGACGTGAATGACAAAGGGGGTCAACTGATGTGCGAAGCTGTGAATGCATTTACATCATCACGTGGCTAATGACGACCGTCTCACTGTGTTAAGTGCAGTCACGCGTTTCCTCCTCACAATCGGTGAGTCTGCATCAGAGAGGATCGTGGACTAggagacaaaataaaaaccacaTTGAGGACGTGTCTGCCAGTGAAGAGCCCACAAGAGTACCCGTTTTGCCACAATGACTCCATCTCTGTGTTATTGTGTTGGGGCAAAAAACATTCTAGCTCCTGATTCTTCCAACATGCCGGTTGCCATGACGACCAAAATGTTCCTCATGAGAGCCTGAACAATCTGAACTGATCACTCTCACATCACTGCTTCTCTGTCGCCTAAGTGAACATCTACGATTGATCAGAAAACGTAGCACGTTCTCATGTTATGCGGGTTTTCGTGTCTTTTCACCGCTGCCTCTGGAGACGACAAAGGGTTGACCTTCTTCACAAGTCTTTTCTTATGGACGACATCATCATCGCTGTCTACGCTGCACGCCGCTAAgagaaaatgtaagaataaAACCATTTATAAAAGACATACCAATACAGAAAAGACATAAAAGAAGCTTTCACAGTTAACAGCCGGAACATATACAGTGCAATATACAGCGGATGTCAAAAGTCTACATACTCCTGTTTAAATGTGGGCTTTtcccatacaaaaaaaagatacataatTTCAAAATTCCATTAATAATGTGCCCCATAACCTggagaaatgaataaaaaaaaattttaagagccgaagtaaaaaaaaaaaaaaaaacaaaactgggaTAAAGTGGTTTCAAAAGTGTGCTCAGAATTAAtcttttaaatccatccatccatccattttctttgccgcttatcctcacgagggtcgcggggagtgttggagcctatcccagctgtcaatgcgcaggaggcggggtacactctgaactggttgccaaccaattgcagggcacattgagacaaacagccgcactcacaatcacacctaggggcaatttagagtgtccaattaatgttgcatgtttttgggatgtgggaggaaaccagagtgccgggaggaaacccacgcaaggcacggggagaacatgcaaactccacacaggcaggaccgggattgaacccggttcctcagaactgtgaggccaacgctttagcagctgatccaccgtgccgcccgtcaTTTAAATCAAACATCCCAATTtctgttaaatgggagtcaggaCACACCTGCTACTATTTAAAATGCCCCTGATTAACCCAAAATAAAGATCAGATGTTTTAGTAGGCTTTTCATTTCCGTTCTCGTaaagcctgaaggttttgtacCAACACTGACTGGTATGTGGAATGGTGCATAATTTGTCCATGTTGACTAGAACCCAGTTCCAGATGAAGAACCACAAGCATGTTTCCACCGCAATACTTGACTTATGGTGTTCTTTTGGTAATAAGCACCTTCAgaaattatggccaaaaagttcaaccttgGTTTAATAACAAAATCTCCCAAACACGTGCTGGAAAATGTGTTCCGGTTTGATGAAAGGCACgttgaagtttttgttttgcggCTATTTAGCGGACTCCTGGCCTCGATATTTTCCAACCCCACCAGCAACTATTAATTTTGAATGTGACCAGCAATAAATCTAGCAATTAAAATTAATGGCGCTTGAGCAGAGCCACCACTGGCCAATTTACACCTGGAGCTCTCTGCAGTTTAGTAACTAAACACCACTAGCAACTACATGGGCGGACAGTGGTTCCCCACATATTAGTGTTTTGGgttttgcaggttttttttttttttttctatactcTGTCATTCACTGGAAAAACTccctatttgctgtttttgtgcacaATGCATCGgtatcaaggaagtatgttgaagttAGTTAAGATACAGATCTATAAGAATTTACAAACCTTCTGGGGTTGCATCAATTACTCGTTATTTGCAGCAGGGCTCTGTCCCCATCCCACTATACTCATGTTATACAgtcattttaattcataatCGATGCCTTGAGGTCTCAGTAGTTGCATAAATAAGGCCACTGGAATACAATACAAGGAAATACAATAACTTCCAAGCCCTAGCATGAGTAAACAAACCTTGTTCAGAATCGGACACAATGGGACGCTCGTCCCGAGTTTCCACTGGTGACTTTGGGCCATCTTCCCGTCGTCTTCGTTTCAGAATACTGAGAGAGAGGCCAATTGCAGCGGGCCCGGCAGCGCTCGGCGAGGCCACCGGTGACGGCAGCGGGCCTGACTTTGACGTCAACAGTGACACCGGATGAGCCCACTTCCGCCCCGGGAGTCTCACGGGTGTGGAAAACCTGGACTGGTTGGAGTGTGAAGGTCCAGCGGGGCTGTGAAAGCTATAAGGTGTGGATGGATTGGATGAGCGTGGCAACGGCGCCTGGTTCTGAGGCCGCGGAAGGGCGGTGTTCAATGACACGGCGTCGTCTTCCTCTTCTGAGTCCTCCATGGAATAGCCCAGGTCGAAGTTGACAACaaagtccaaaccatcaaacgACTTTCCACTTTTTGACAACGTGGGAGACTCATTCCCTTTT
Proteins encoded in this window:
- the LOC133513014 gene encoding mitochondrial basic amino acids transporter-like; amino-acid sequence: MALDFAAGCVGGAAGVLVGHPFDTVKVRLQVQNADKPLYRGTYHCFQSIIRQESTLGLYKGLGSPMMGLTFINAIVFGVQGNAMRKLGRDTPLNQFLAGASAGAIQCVICCPMELAKTRMQMQGTGEKKSKRKMYKNSLDCLLRIYNKEGIRGINRGMVTTLLRETPGFGVYFLAYDVLTRHLGCEPEDPYLIPKLLFAGGMSGIASWISTYPVDVIKSRLQADGVGGVQRYGGIVDCVRQSVRKEGWRVFTRGLTSTLLRAFPVNATTFATVTLFLLYMRKDDECVLKGPEPQAVPMQPLQPQAQATSI